A genomic segment from Desulfonatronum lacustre DSM 10312 encodes:
- a CDS encoding diadenylate cyclase, which yields MIEELVDYLCKLFPGTNLDLKTNKRSNEENGVYIGKGNKSLEIIHDKKLYRIIRPENFSKIEEKCVKKALLKIYSFENKDINPLMKKVIIENFLDSIILEEFIGFNQKFDDINKYSDQLFDEILNSIYFWRNKTYEGNKISIGIIITPEKNDSEISIFDTIRSDYFAPITDGMNSFIRIDMYGKIIGYEQFDQFYDNTLLPYRFSTIKELRKEKVIILTRMGDILLISDGSLRYSKKSRQWIQYHAEKIIMRLTARANIKDNQLKYAIYQTGLDVSFAKTGCVIGVINDANINFNENLIDSEMIKDSRYIKKVEILNKLSNKKRFQDLRRLLRKEMAGIDGCFAIDNEGNIISIGAILKIGGGSLGGGRTAAAVAISKYGIGIKVSEDGYIQLFRDGHKEEAFRIE from the coding sequence ATGATTGAAGAGCTAGTTGATTATCTTTGTAAATTATTTCCAGGTACAAATTTAGATTTGAAAACTAACAAACGAAGTAATGAAGAAAATGGAGTTTACATAGGTAAAGGTAATAAGAGCCTTGAGATCATTCACGATAAAAAACTATATAGAATTATAAGACCTGAAAACTTCTCAAAAATAGAAGAAAAGTGCGTAAAAAAAGCTTTACTGAAAATTTATTCATTCGAGAATAAAGATATTAATCCTTTAATGAAAAAAGTAATAATAGAAAATTTTCTGGACAGTATTATATTAGAAGAATTTATAGGGTTTAATCAAAAGTTTGATGATATTAATAAATACTCTGACCAATTATTTGATGAGATATTAAATTCAATATATTTTTGGAGGAATAAAACTTACGAGGGAAATAAAATATCAATAGGGATTATAATTACACCAGAAAAAAACGACTCCGAGATAAGTATATTTGATACTATTAGAAGTGATTATTTCGCTCCAATCACTGACGGAATGAATAGTTTTATAAGGATAGATATGTATGGAAAAATAATTGGATATGAACAGTTTGATCAGTTCTATGATAATACACTATTACCTTATAGATTCAGCACTATAAAAGAATTAAGGAAAGAAAAAGTTATAATATTAACACGAATGGGAGATATACTTTTAATTTCTGATGGTAGTTTAAGATATTCAAAGAAAAGTAGGCAATGGATACAATATCATGCTGAAAAAATCATCATGAGGTTAACAGCAAGGGCTAATATTAAGGATAATCAACTAAAATATGCTATTTATCAGACTGGTTTAGATGTTTCATTTGCAAAAACTGGTTGTGTTATAGGAGTAATAAATGATGCAAATATAAATTTTAATGAAAATTTAATAGATAGCGAAATGATAAAAGACAGTAGATATATCAAAAAAGTAGAAATTTTAAATAAACTATCTAACAAAAAAAGATTTCAAGATTTGAGAAGATTATTGAGAAAGGAAATGGCAGGCATTGATGGTTGTTTTGCTATTGATAATGAAGGAAATATTATTAGCATAGGTGCAATATTAAAAATAGGGGGAGGAAGTTTAGGTGGCGGGCGTACAGCTGCCGCTGTTGCGATTTCTAAATATGGGATTGGTATCAAAGTATCAGAAGATGGATACATACAACTATTTAGAGATGGCCATAAAGAAGAAGCGTTTAGAATTGAATAA
- a CDS encoding type I restriction endonuclease subunit R — protein sequence MANFNEENTVEQMVLDTLCGGVTSNMLTEELASYGGKVKGWRFVSSEDLPRQHSDVLVESMVRDALIRLNPEIKAQPERADEVLYRLRTIPLSVQSEGLVRANELFAEWLRGEKSMPFGERGEHTPVRLIDFEDLSNNDYVVTSQWVYPTRDGGRRFDILLLVNGIPLVIGEAKTPVRPAVTWVDAASDIHNGYERNVPQMFVPNVFSFATEGKCFRYGSVRMPIDIWGPWHDLDDKSEGTLADVQRSIRSMLRPHILLDILQNFTLFATDKKHRRIKIICRYQQYEAANLIVARVVNGYPKKGLIWHFQGSGKSLLMVFAAQKLRMHRKLGNPTVMIVVDRIDLDTQITATFNAADIPNMTGTENREDLQRLLASDTRKIIITTIYKFAEADDRLNERSNIIVMVDEAHRTQEGDLGRKMRNALPNAFLFGLTGTPINKRDHNTFWAFGADEDEHGYMSRYSFQDSIRDKSTLPLHFEAVDVKLHINKEAIDEAYAQLTDSLNDEDRDELAKRSAKMAMLIKAPARVNAICRHIVKHFQEKVEPNGFKAQVVTFDRECCVFYKKVLDELVGPEASAIVMHAKGGKSEGFSEWKLSKDEEEKLLDRFRDPNDPLKFLIVTSKLLTGFDAPILQVMYLDKLMKDHSLLQAICRTNRIFPGKTHGLIVDYLGIFDDVATALDFDEKAVQKVITNLDELKKELPGLFVKCLAFFPGVDRSVGGYEGLIAAQDCLPNNETRDLFAAQYSVLSRVWEALSPDPCLGPYETDYKWLSQVYESVKPPSGNGKLLWHALGAKTIELVHQNVHLETVRDDLDTLVMDAEVLESLLNVDDPGKKSKEIEIKLIARLRKHKNNPSFVALGERLEKLKERHEQGLLHSIDFLKELLTLAREVVQAEKQVDPVDEQSKAKAALTDLFMEVKGGNTPVMVERIVADIDEIVRLVRFPGWQHTKAGEREVQKALRKVIYVKYKIKDQDLFDKAYGYIVQYY from the coding sequence ATGGCAAATTTTAACGAAGAAAACACTGTCGAGCAGATGGTTCTCGACACGCTCTGCGGCGGCGTCACTTCGAATATGCTGACCGAAGAACTTGCCAGTTACGGCGGCAAGGTCAAAGGCTGGCGCTTCGTGTCCTCCGAGGACCTGCCCCGCCAGCACTCCGATGTGCTGGTGGAATCGATGGTGCGTGATGCCCTCATCCGCCTGAACCCGGAAATCAAGGCCCAGCCCGAGCGTGCCGACGAGGTGCTTTATCGCCTGCGGACCATTCCGCTGTCGGTGCAGAGCGAAGGGCTGGTGCGGGCCAATGAGCTGTTCGCCGAGTGGCTGCGGGGTGAGAAATCCATGCCCTTTGGCGAACGCGGCGAACACACGCCGGTGCGTCTGATCGACTTCGAAGACCTGAGCAATAACGATTACGTGGTGACGAGCCAATGGGTCTACCCTACGAGAGACGGCGGGCGGCGCTTTGATATTCTGTTGTTGGTCAATGGAATTCCTCTGGTCATCGGCGAGGCCAAGACGCCGGTGCGTCCTGCCGTGACCTGGGTGGACGCGGCCAGTGACATCCATAACGGCTACGAGCGAAACGTACCACAAATGTTCGTGCCCAACGTCTTTTCCTTTGCCACCGAGGGCAAGTGCTTCCGTTACGGCTCGGTCCGCATGCCCATTGATATCTGGGGGCCATGGCATGACCTTGACGACAAATCCGAAGGCACCCTGGCCGATGTGCAACGATCCATTCGCTCCATGCTCCGGCCTCATATTCTGCTGGACATCCTGCAAAACTTCACCCTGTTTGCCACGGACAAGAAACACCGGCGCATCAAGATCATCTGCCGCTATCAGCAATATGAGGCCGCCAATCTGATCGTCGCCCGCGTGGTCAACGGCTATCCGAAAAAGGGCTTGATCTGGCACTTCCAGGGCTCGGGCAAGTCCCTGCTGATGGTCTTCGCGGCGCAGAAACTGCGCATGCATCGCAAGCTGGGCAACCCCACGGTGATGATCGTGGTGGACCGAATCGATCTGGACACCCAGATTACCGCCACGTTCAATGCCGCGGACATCCCGAACATGACCGGGACCGAGAACCGGGAAGATCTGCAACGGCTGCTGGCCTCGGATACCCGCAAAATCATCATCACGACCATCTACAAGTTCGCGGAAGCTGATGACCGCCTGAACGAAAGGTCAAACATCATCGTGATGGTGGATGAAGCCCACCGCACCCAGGAAGGCGATTTGGGCCGAAAGATGCGCAACGCCCTGCCCAATGCGTTCTTGTTCGGCCTGACCGGTACGCCGATCAACAAGCGCGACCACAACACGTTCTGGGCCTTTGGCGCGGACGAGGACGAACACGGCTACATGAGCCGCTATTCCTTCCAGGACTCTATCCGTGACAAGTCCACCTTGCCGCTGCATTTCGAAGCAGTGGACGTGAAACTGCACATCAACAAGGAGGCCATTGACGAGGCCTATGCTCAACTGACCGACAGCCTGAACGACGAGGACCGGGACGAGTTGGCCAAGCGGTCCGCGAAAATGGCCATGCTGATAAAAGCGCCCGCCCGCGTGAACGCGATCTGCCGGCACATCGTCAAACATTTCCAGGAGAAGGTGGAGCCGAATGGATTCAAGGCCCAGGTGGTCACCTTCGACCGGGAATGCTGCGTTTTCTACAAGAAGGTTCTGGACGAACTGGTCGGGCCGGAAGCCAGCGCCATCGTCATGCATGCCAAGGGCGGCAAATCCGAAGGGTTCTCCGAATGGAAGCTGTCCAAGGACGAAGAAGAAAAGCTGCTCGACCGATTCCGGGACCCCAACGATCCGCTCAAGTTCCTGATCGTCACATCCAAATTGCTGACCGGCTTTGACGCACCCATTCTGCAGGTGATGTACCTGGACAAGCTGATGAAGGACCACAGCCTGTTGCAGGCCATCTGCCGGACCAATCGAATCTTCCCCGGCAAAACCCATGGCCTGATCGTCGACTACCTCGGCATCTTCGACGACGTGGCCACGGCCCTGGATTTTGACGAAAAGGCGGTCCAGAAGGTCATCACCAACCTGGATGAACTCAAAAAGGAGCTTCCCGGCCTTTTCGTGAAATGCCTGGCCTTCTTTCCCGGCGTGGATCGCTCCGTGGGCGGCTACGAAGGCCTAATCGCTGCCCAGGATTGCCTGCCGAACAACGAAACACGGGACCTTTTCGCGGCCCAATACTCGGTGCTCTCCCGTGTCTGGGAAGCTCTCTCCCCTGACCCTTGCCTCGGCCCCTACGAAACCGACTACAAATGGCTGTCCCAGGTATACGAGTCCGTGAAGCCGCCCAGCGGCAATGGCAAGCTGCTCTGGCACGCACTTGGAGCCAAGACCATCGAACTGGTCCACCAGAATGTCCATTTGGAAACCGTGCGTGATGACCTGGACACCCTGGTCATGGACGCCGAAGTGCTTGAAAGTCTTCTCAATGTCGATGATCCAGGGAAGAAATCCAAGGAAATCGAAATCAAGCTCATCGCCCGGCTGCGCAAACACAAGAACAATCCGTCATTCGTCGCCCTGGGAGAACGCCTGGAAAAGCTGAAGGAACGCCATGAACAGGGCCTGCTGCACAGCATCGACTTCCTGAAGGAACTGCTGACTCTGGCCAGAGAGGTCGTCCAGGCCGAAAAACAGGTGGACCCTGTTGATGAGCAGTCAAAAGCCAAGGCCGCCCTGACGGACCTGTTCATGGAAGTGAAAGGCGGCAACACTCCAGTGATGGTTGAACGCATCGTGGCCGACATCGACGAAATCGTCCGCCTCGTCCGCTTCCCCGGCTGGCAGCACACCAAAGCCGGTGAAAGAGAAGTCCAAAAAGCCCTGCGCAAAGTGATCTACGTGAAATACAAGATCAAGGATCAGGACCTGTTCGACAAGGCGTATGGGTATATCGTGCAGTATTATTGA
- a CDS encoding DEAD/DEAH box helicase, translating to MAFKIQQKSSVSIKDPETLFRDLRDRTVEGLLAQQADMLRKYMDHIDKRDIALELPTGSGKTLVGLLIAEWRRRTKRERCIILCPTKQLVHQVVEQSCEKYGINALDFSGSKHHYTEANKTAFNNCESIGVATYSALFNTNTFFNEVHTLIFDDAHAAENYVSSFWSLEIRRYQDKKIFDALWKTIAPYTTESDQLLYDQWTDDSFDTLFVNKVPTPYLLNCMTSLTVFMDNACRDSESLEDYCYRWRMIRDRLHACHIYYTLNSILIRPLIAPTKSFSPFQSARQRIYMSATLGEGGDLERIFGRKIIERIPAPEGWDKQGIGRRFFVFPMRKLDEATSLDHAISWVTKFDRALVLTPSNRDVDKVKEVIMSLPTTKRHTLFDAAQLEASKKSFTQTSSAIAVLANRYDGIDLIGDECRYLIIYGLPQSTNLQERFITNRLGSSILFQVRIRTRITQAVGRCTRSSTDYSLVVIIGDKVHQYFHMPEKRDTLHPELQAEVNFGVDQSNVDDPTAFGENIDIFIAHGPEWKTADNHILETRDKLAQSPIPSANPLGKSVVHEVKFNDALWAGDFDSALSSAKDVLANIAGGPELKGYSALWNYLAGSAAYQAKQTQVAQEHFSAAFSCANALPWLKQIQKLISNQSQEVPVEVIYGERIERIEGVLERFGKSGSAKIEKYFQAIREGLSSSESKPFEEAQVKLGRLLGFESGNTERSGDPDPWWIFGRQGVVFEDYTATGDNPLVSKAKTLQAKAHPETLAEEHPGVVFSVVLCSTTDKLHYAANPHTENVYFISVEDFKKFAEDCLKTIRSLWDAFQAPGVIEWREFAANRIIEARLGTDDILSRFKSRKLSSLARG from the coding sequence ATGGCTTTTAAAATCCAGCAAAAATCTTCTGTTTCGATCAAAGACCCTGAAACGTTGTTCCGTGATCTGCGAGATCGTACTGTCGAAGGACTTCTTGCGCAGCAAGCAGACATGCTTCGTAAATACATGGATCATATTGATAAACGAGATATTGCACTTGAATTGCCCACCGGCAGCGGTAAAACATTAGTTGGTCTTCTAATCGCAGAGTGGCGCAGAAGAACAAAACGTGAGCGATGCATAATACTTTGCCCAACCAAACAGCTTGTCCATCAGGTTGTCGAGCAGTCCTGTGAAAAATATGGCATCAACGCTCTTGATTTTTCTGGATCGAAACACCACTATACGGAGGCGAATAAAACGGCTTTCAACAATTGCGAATCAATTGGCGTTGCCACCTATAGTGCTCTATTCAATACAAATACGTTTTTCAACGAGGTTCACACATTAATTTTTGACGATGCGCATGCTGCTGAAAATTATGTGTCAAGTTTCTGGTCTTTGGAAATTCGGCGCTATCAGGATAAAAAAATATTCGATGCACTATGGAAAACAATCGCACCTTACACAACAGAGAGTGATCAACTCCTTTATGATCAGTGGACTGATGATTCTTTTGACACATTATTTGTCAATAAAGTCCCGACTCCTTATTTACTTAATTGTATGACATCGCTGACAGTTTTCATGGACAATGCTTGCAGAGATAGTGAAAGCTTAGAGGACTACTGTTATCGATGGCGTATGATCAGAGATCGTCTTCACGCATGCCATATCTATTACACCCTCAACTCAATTCTCATTCGCCCTCTTATAGCCCCTACGAAGAGCTTCTCGCCATTTCAGAGTGCTCGACAGCGCATCTACATGTCGGCAACTCTAGGCGAAGGTGGAGACTTAGAAAGAATTTTCGGCCGTAAAATTATCGAACGGATACCTGCTCCAGAGGGCTGGGATAAGCAAGGAATAGGCCGACGTTTTTTCGTGTTCCCTATGCGGAAATTGGATGAAGCGACTTCATTGGATCACGCGATTTCCTGGGTTACGAAATTTGACAGAGCACTCGTCCTCACCCCAAGTAACCGCGACGTCGACAAAGTCAAAGAAGTCATTATGTCACTCCCGACGACGAAAAGGCATACGCTCTTTGACGCCGCACAATTAGAAGCTTCTAAGAAGTCCTTCACTCAGACAAGTTCCGCAATAGCCGTTCTGGCGAATAGGTATGATGGAATCGATCTGATCGGTGACGAATGCAGATACTTGATTATCTATGGCCTCCCTCAATCAACAAACCTTCAAGAACGCTTCATCACTAATCGATTAGGCTCTTCAATTCTTTTTCAGGTCCGCATCCGCACCAGGATTACACAAGCTGTAGGAAGGTGTACACGCTCATCAACGGACTATTCACTCGTAGTTATTATCGGCGACAAGGTGCATCAATATTTCCATATGCCGGAAAAGAGAGATACATTGCATCCAGAGCTTCAGGCCGAAGTCAATTTTGGTGTTGATCAGTCAAATGTCGATGATCCAACTGCATTTGGAGAAAATATCGATATATTCATTGCCCATGGACCAGAGTGGAAAACGGCCGATAACCATATATTGGAGACAAGAGATAAACTGGCTCAATCGCCCATACCTTCCGCAAATCCGCTAGGAAAATCGGTTGTTCATGAAGTTAAATTTAACGATGCCCTTTGGGCTGGTGATTTTGATAGTGCTCTCTCTTCGGCAAAAGATGTGCTTGCCAATATTGCAGGAGGACCTGAACTGAAGGGATATTCTGCTCTTTGGAATTACCTTGCAGGTTCAGCCGCCTACCAAGCGAAACAAACACAGGTAGCTCAAGAGCATTTTTCAGCAGCCTTTTCATGCGCCAACGCGTTGCCATGGCTTAAACAGATTCAAAAACTGATCTCCAATCAATCACAGGAAGTACCTGTCGAAGTCATCTACGGAGAACGCATTGAGCGTATTGAAGGGGTTCTCGAGCGGTTTGGAAAGTCCGGCAGCGCAAAAATTGAAAAATATTTTCAGGCTATCAGGGAGGGTCTTTCAAGTTCGGAATCGAAACCGTTCGAAGAAGCACAGGTTAAACTCGGTCGCTTACTGGGCTTTGAATCGGGCAACACTGAGCGATCCGGTGATCCGGATCCTTGGTGGATCTTTGGGCGACAAGGTGTTGTCTTTGAGGACTACACCGCAACCGGCGACAATCCGCTCGTTTCTAAGGCTAAAACTCTGCAAGCGAAGGCGCATCCCGAAACGCTTGCCGAAGAGCACCCTGGTGTAGTTTTTTCTGTCGTATTGTGTTCGACAACTGACAAATTGCATTACGCCGCAAATCCGCATACCGAAAATGTCTATTTCATCAGCGTCGAAGATTTCAAAAAATTTGCTGAGGATTGTTTGAAGACTATACGTTCTTTGTGGGATGCTTTCCAAGCACCAGGAGTCATAGAATGGCGAGAATTTGCAGCAAATAGGATTATAGAAGCTAGGTTAGGGACTGACGATATTCTTTCTCGGTTCAAAAGCAGGAAGCTTTCCTCATTGGCGAGAGGTTGA
- a CDS encoding restriction endonuclease subunit S — translation MNELKPGWRMVKFGDIAQNVAVRVDPADAKTDVYVGLEHLDPSTIHLRQWGHPSDVTGQKLTFKKGDVIFGRRRAYQRKLAVAEFDGICSAHAMVIRAIPTMILPDFLPFFLQSDVFMKRAIEISVGSLSPTINWKTLQVEEFPLPPLDEQKRIAEILWAADEAASAYQEALNNIHTVSQFRFEHTLETLNCPEMSLPEVLSGSPESGCSAPPSSDETGHWVLSLAALSANGYVRGNLKPVTKTNKMSRATLYKGDLLISRSNTVDLVGFAGIFDEDRADVSFPDTMMRLPVNTQKAFPAYLELVLLSNRGRRHMMKTASGTSNSMKKINRKTLAEFRFPVPNIYIQKKIVSEFNDQKRYIGAIANHVSKTKRMLSLFSNETIGTAHV, via the coding sequence ATGAATGAATTGAAACCCGGCTGGCGCATGGTCAAGTTCGGCGACATCGCCCAGAACGTTGCGGTGCGGGTGGACCCGGCAGATGCGAAGACCGACGTTTATGTCGGATTAGAACATCTTGATCCCAGCACGATTCATCTGCGCCAATGGGGTCATCCGTCCGATGTTACCGGGCAGAAGCTAACCTTCAAAAAGGGCGACGTGATTTTCGGTCGCCGCCGGGCTTATCAGCGCAAACTCGCCGTGGCTGAGTTTGATGGAATCTGCTCGGCCCACGCCATGGTTATCCGGGCAATCCCCACGATGATTCTGCCAGACTTTCTGCCGTTCTTTCTGCAGTCCGACGTGTTCATGAAACGGGCCATTGAAATATCAGTGGGCTCGCTCTCGCCAACGATAAACTGGAAAACGTTGCAAGTGGAGGAGTTCCCGCTCCCGCCGCTTGATGAACAGAAGCGCATTGCTGAAATCCTGTGGGCGGCTGATGAGGCGGCATCGGCCTATCAAGAGGCCCTTAACAACATTCACACTGTTTCTCAATTTCGCTTTGAGCACACTCTAGAAACTCTGAATTGTCCTGAAATGTCGCTACCAGAAGTCCTTTCCGGCAGCCCAGAGAGCGGCTGCTCAGCTCCTCCATCATCCGATGAAACTGGCCACTGGGTATTGTCGTTAGCAGCCCTTTCCGCAAACGGGTATGTCCGAGGAAATCTAAAACCTGTCACAAAAACAAACAAAATGAGTAGAGCTACCCTATATAAAGGTGATTTACTCATTTCACGTTCGAATACTGTCGATTTAGTTGGTTTTGCAGGAATTTTTGACGAAGATCGTGCGGATGTTTCCTTCCCTGATACTATGATGCGGTTGCCAGTAAATACACAGAAAGCGTTTCCTGCTTATCTCGAATTGGTGCTTCTTTCCAATCGGGGTAGACGTCACATGATGAAGACTGCTTCAGGCACCAGTAACAGCATGAAAAAGATCAATAGGAAGACCCTTGCTGAATTCAGATTCCCTGTTCCAAACATTTATATCCAGAAAAAGATTGTTTCAGAATTCAATGATCAAAAGAGGTATATAGGGGCAATAGCAAATCACGTTTCGAAGACCAAAAGAATGCTCTCGCTGTTCAGTAATGAAACGATTGGAACCGCCCATGTTTAA
- a CDS encoding SOS response-associated peptidase — protein MCGRFVLWITLAIPEHYGLPGPGKSIQQSYNIAPGQEIMVLRQGSSGRSLARLRWGLIPSWTRDLTKAPKSINARSETAWDKSSFRSAIRHRRCLIPANGFLEWKKSGTKKQPYLIGFENLELFSMAGIWESWKNPMTGEVIDSCAILTTNSNEAVALIHDRMPVVIRPEEYPTWLALESSREQIDTLLQPFTGMPTLMQPVSARINNAKNNDPECIVPVLLTDATQG, from the coding sequence ATGTGCGGACGTTTTGTCCTCTGGATCACCCTGGCCATCCCCGAGCACTACGGACTTCCTGGACCCGGGAAATCCATCCAGCAGAGCTACAACATAGCGCCGGGGCAGGAAATCATGGTGCTGCGCCAGGGATCTTCAGGCCGGAGCCTTGCTCGCCTGAGATGGGGCCTGATCCCTTCCTGGACTCGCGACCTGACAAAAGCGCCGAAGAGCATCAATGCCCGGTCCGAGACGGCTTGGGATAAATCCAGTTTTCGTTCCGCTATCCGGCACAGGCGGTGCCTGATCCCGGCCAACGGGTTCCTGGAGTGGAAGAAGTCCGGAACCAAAAAGCAGCCATACTTGATTGGCTTCGAGAACCTGGAACTATTCTCCATGGCCGGAATCTGGGAATCCTGGAAGAATCCAATGACGGGCGAGGTCATCGACTCCTGCGCCATCCTGACCACCAATTCCAACGAGGCGGTGGCGCTCATCCATGACCGGATGCCGGTGGTTATCAGGCCCGAGGAATATCCAACATGGCTCGCGCTGGAGAGTTCTCGGGAGCAGATTGACACCCTGCTTCAGCCCTTCACCGGCATGCCCACTCTGATGCAGCCGGTCAGCGCCAGGATCAACAACGCCAAGAACAACGATCCGGAATGCATCGTCCCGGTCCTGCTAACTGACGCTACTCAAGGTTGA
- a CDS encoding Y-family DNA polymerase, with translation MPPSTIFALMDCNNFYASCERAFNPKLRGKPIVVLSNNDGCVIARSNEAKALDIPMGSPAFKFQPLFRKHGVHVFSSNFALYGDMSRRVMDTVSRFTPDMEIYSIDEAFLRLDRMHGHPLDLARKIRATVLQWTGIPVSIGIGPTKTLAKVANRVAKKNLEHGGAFSFADYPDQDRILAGIEIEDVWGIGRRYSKKLREFGIRNALQFSKLDKDWVKKRMTVNGMHTLLELQGIPCIPLDQTVATPKSVVCSRTFAKAVTDKEQLEQIVSGYAARVGERLRGQKCLAGQLQVFVLTDRFRLDRPQYSNAATVSLAVPSSHTPALIRAVRRVLEQIFKPGYEYRKAGVMVFGIEKEQGRRLNLFEPSQEERARSKALMDTMDRVNAKWGAMTMRVAAEGTGQRWVMRQAHLSPRYTSDWRELPRVF, from the coding sequence ATGCCACCCTCGACGATTTTCGCCCTGATGGACTGTAACAATTTCTACGCTTCCTGCGAACGGGCGTTCAACCCCAAGCTGCGGGGCAAACCCATCGTGGTTCTCTCTAACAACGACGGCTGCGTGATTGCCCGGTCCAACGAGGCCAAGGCCCTGGACATCCCCATGGGCTCACCGGCGTTCAAGTTCCAGCCGTTGTTCAGAAAGCACGGAGTCCACGTTTTTTCATCCAACTTCGCCCTGTACGGTGACATGTCCCGGCGTGTGATGGACACGGTTTCCCGGTTCACCCCGGACATGGAAATCTATTCCATCGACGAGGCGTTTCTGCGTCTGGACCGGATGCACGGCCATCCCCTGGACCTCGCCCGCAAGATCAGGGCCACGGTCCTGCAATGGACCGGCATCCCGGTATCCATCGGCATCGGCCCGACCAAGACTTTGGCCAAGGTGGCCAACCGTGTGGCAAAGAAGAACCTGGAGCACGGAGGGGCCTTCAGCTTTGCGGATTATCCGGATCAGGACCGGATTCTGGCCGGGATTGAAATCGAGGACGTTTGGGGCATCGGGCGACGATACAGCAAGAAACTTCGCGAGTTCGGCATTCGCAACGCCTTGCAATTCAGCAAGCTGGACAAGGATTGGGTGAAGAAGCGGATGACCGTGAACGGGATGCACACCCTGCTGGAGCTTCAGGGCATCCCGTGTATCCCGTTGGATCAGACCGTAGCCACGCCCAAGAGCGTCGTCTGTTCGCGCACTTTTGCCAAGGCGGTCACGGACAAGGAGCAGCTTGAGCAAATTGTTTCCGGATATGCGGCCAGGGTGGGCGAGCGGCTTCGCGGCCAGAAGTGCTTGGCCGGGCAGCTTCAGGTCTTCGTGCTCACGGACCGCTTCCGCCTGGACAGACCGCAATACAGCAACGCGGCCACCGTCTCCCTGGCCGTGCCATCAAGCCACACGCCAGCCCTGATCAGGGCTGTCCGGAGAGTCCTGGAGCAGATTTTCAAGCCCGGCTACGAGTACCGCAAGGCCGGGGTGATGGTATTCGGAATCGAAAAAGAACAGGGCCGCAGGCTGAACCTGTTCGAGCCGTCACAGGAAGAACGGGCGCGGAGCAAGGCTCTGATGGACACCATGGATCGGGTCAACGCCAAATGGGGAGCCATGACCATGCGCGTGGCCGCGGAAGGAACGGGCCAGCGCTGGGTGATGCGGCAGGCGCATTTGAGCCCACGGTACACATCGGACTGGCGAGAGTTGCCGAGGGTTTTTTGA
- a CDS encoding LexA family protein, with protein sequence MNQIQETPLSKDLALISGVTKRLDVELPLFLSPVTAGFPSPADDFLEKRLDLNEYLVKNPAATYLVRASGDSMQGVGIHDGDVLVVDKSVEAADGKIVIAIVYGEFTVKTLKRRNGHAFLVPANDDFPEIELTPEMDCEVWGVVTSVIRKMP encoded by the coding sequence ATGAACCAAATTCAAGAGACTCCCTTATCTAAGGACTTGGCCCTGATTTCTGGCGTCACCAAGCGTCTGGATGTTGAACTGCCGCTGTTCCTGTCGCCCGTGACAGCGGGCTTTCCCTCACCTGCTGATGATTTTTTGGAGAAGCGCCTGGACCTGAACGAGTACCTGGTCAAGAACCCGGCTGCCACGTATTTGGTCCGGGCGTCTGGCGATTCCATGCAGGGGGTGGGCATCCATGACGGGGACGTGCTGGTCGTGGACAAGTCCGTCGAGGCCGCGGACGGCAAGATTGTAATCGCCATTGTCTACGGTGAATTCACGGTCAAGACGTTAAAACGGCGCAATGGGCACGCCTTTCTGGTTCCGGCCAATGACGACTTTCCGGAGATCGAACTCACGCCCGAGATGGACTGCGAAGTCTGGGGCGTGGTGACGAGCGTGATCCGCAAGATGCCCTGA